From a region of the Neobacillus niacini genome:
- the rpsU gene encoding 30S ribosomal protein S21 — MSKTVVRKNESLEDALRRFKRTVSKTGTLQEARKREFYEKPSVKRKKKSEAARKRKF; from the coding sequence ATGTCTAAAACCGTCGTTCGTAAAAACGAATCGCTTGAAGATGCTCTTCGTCGCTTCAAACGTACAGTATCAAAAACTGGTACTTTGCAAGAGGCAAGAAAGCGCGAATTCTACGAAAAGCCAAGTGTAAAGCGTAAGAAAAAGTCTGAAGCAGCAAGAAAACGTAAGTTCTAA
- a CDS encoding GatB/YqeY domain-containing protein — MSLLERLNSDMKQAMKNKEKDKLTTIRMVKASLQNEAIKLGTKELSEETELTILSREVKQRKESLHEFDKAGRQDLVDKLRAELAIVELYLPKQLSEEELSEIVKETISEVGAKSKADMGKVMAAIMPKLKGKADGSLVNKFVQQHLS; from the coding sequence ATGAGTCTTCTCGAGCGTTTAAACAGTGACATGAAACAAGCGATGAAAAATAAGGAAAAAGACAAACTCACAACGATTCGGATGGTAAAAGCTTCCTTGCAAAATGAAGCAATTAAGCTTGGTACAAAAGAGCTTTCCGAAGAAACTGAGTTAACAATCCTTTCTCGCGAAGTAAAGCAACGCAAAGAATCCCTCCATGAATTTGATAAAGCAGGTCGTCAAGACCTTGTTGATAAATTGCGTGCAGAGTTGGCTATCGTCGAACTGTATTTACCGAAGCAGCTTTCCGAAGAAGAGTTGTCAGAAATTGTTAAAGAAACAATCTCTGAAGTCGGTGCAAAATCAAAAGCGGATATGGGAAAAGTGATGGCTGCGATTATGCCTAAATTAAAAGGTAAAGCAGACGGTTCACTTGTAAATAAATTTGTACAACAACACCTTTCATAA
- a CDS encoding NfeD family protein, with the protein MVEFLTNPIVVTLLLTIAGTAIVYELFSSKFGISGFIGLFALLLFFYGHFQAGLAGFGTIMLFAVGIMLIFLEFFLPGAISGTLGLAALIASLFLAGENPLNMGISIFIAICISIAVMFFMSKVLRKKVVLFNRMILFDTAKKEDGYVSNVNRTDLLGKEGIALTVLRPSGTAVFNNERIDVVTEGDFIDQNTKITVIKVEGVRIVVRKVN; encoded by the coding sequence ATGGTTGAGTTTCTAACAAACCCGATCGTTGTAACACTGCTATTAACGATTGCAGGAACAGCTATTGTTTATGAATTGTTTTCATCGAAGTTTGGGATATCAGGATTCATAGGTTTATTTGCACTACTTCTTTTCTTTTACGGACATTTTCAAGCAGGTCTTGCCGGTTTTGGAACAATTATGTTGTTTGCGGTTGGGATCATGCTAATCTTTTTAGAATTTTTTCTTCCAGGAGCCATTTCGGGCACACTAGGTTTGGCTGCATTAATAGCAAGTCTGTTTCTAGCTGGGGAAAATCCGTTGAATATGGGAATCTCTATTTTTATTGCAATTTGTATTTCGATTGCTGTCATGTTTTTTATGAGCAAGGTCCTCCGCAAAAAAGTGGTTTTATTTAATCGAATGATTCTGTTTGATACTGCTAAAAAAGAAGATGGCTATGTATCTAATGTAAATCGAACAGACTTACTAGGTAAAGAAGGTATTGCATTGACAGTCTTAAGACCTTCGGGAACAGCAGTTTTTAATAATGAAAGAATAGATGTTGTAACTGAAGGCGATTTCATTGACCAAAATACTAAAATCACCGTAATAAAAGTCGAAGGTGTACGAATCGTGGTCAGAAAGGTAAATTAA